The Deltaproteobacteria bacterium CG11_big_fil_rev_8_21_14_0_20_49_13 genome includes a window with the following:
- a CDS encoding two-component system response regulator: MVDIYFKESYNEAMKKILIIDDAPDVIRLLNARLTKEGYEVLQASHGEEGLVVARESKPGLILLDVLMPGTDGFDVCERLRSDPETKDIPVVFLTSLEQIECVKRGMTCGAKGYIVKPFDEKELLKVIGENIS, translated from the coding sequence ATGGTTGATATATATTTTAAAGAGAGTTACAATGAAGCCATGAAGAAGATACTTATAATAGATGACGCCCCAGATGTCATTAGATTGTTAAATGCCAGGCTTACAAAAGAAGGTTACGAAGTTCTTCAGGCCAGTCACGGTGAAGAGGGACTTGTTGTGGCTAGGGAGTCAAAACCGGGCCTTATACTTCTCGACGTCCTGATGCCCGGTACTGACGGTTTTGATGTCTGCGAGCGTTTGCGTAGCGATCCAGAAACAAAAGATATTCCGGTCGTGTTTCTGACAAGTCTTGAACAGATAGAGTGCGTGAAAAGGGGAATGACTTGCGGTGCAAAGGGCTACATTGTGAAACCTTTTGACGAAAAAGAACTCTTGAAAGTTATAGGGGAAAATATTTCCTGA